A genomic stretch from Engraulis encrasicolus isolate BLACKSEA-1 chromosome 12, IST_EnEncr_1.0, whole genome shotgun sequence includes:
- the LOC134459618 gene encoding high affinity choline transporter 1-like: MALNVPGLIATMVFYAAVLATGIWASRKAKAKAKTGTFTEVALLAGRSINLALGIFTMSASWVGGGFILGIAEGVYSPDRGLVWTLYPVHFTVAFIAGGLILAKPMREMECMTMLDPFERRYGKHMAALMAVVGIVAEILGMAITLMALGGTMSTILDLPYVYSVVISAAVAIVYTLLGGLYSVAYTDVIQLVMIFVALWLCVPFIFLNPIPEDISHTAFNQTLRPSWLGHIETQDISRWVDDFIAQSLGMLGLQFFHQRVLSSASAATAQITCFAAAVIVLILGVPPVIIGAVAASTDWNLTTYGSPSPYERRESFGILPICLQHLTPPFLSIVGIAAVAAAVMSSVDSSLIASASMFSSNIYRHIRKQASDREMQWVIRIAVLLTGVLGSTIALFAKTINGMWLLTADVAYSILLPQLLCALFCPIANGYGAAVGFVLGVLLRFLRGEPELGLPAVIYLGGASVPVRTLSALFTVACVLLVSYASEQLFRRRILPERWNVLGVSGVTSSSLPATLEGGSGGGDAGGGEMATMMMSASSKSCLDSEPEEKSTAF, from the exons ATGGCCCTCAACGTTCCGGGTTTGATAGCTACGATGGTATTCTACGCCGCCGTCCTGGCGACGGGGATATGGGCGTCCAGGaaggccaaggccaaggccaagACGGGGACCTTCACCGAGGTGGCACTACTGGCCGGACGCTCCATCAACTTAGCCTTGGGAATCTTCACCATGAGCG CTTCGTGGGTCGGAGGAGGCTTCATCCTGGGGATTGCTGAAGGCGTCTACAGCCCAGACAGAGGTCTCGTCTGGACACTATACCCAGTTCACTTTACAGTGGCATTCATAGCAG GTGGTTTAATCTTAGCTAAGCCCATGAGGGAGATGGAATGTATGACGATGTTGGATCCCTTTGAGAGGAGATATGGCAAACACATGGCTGCTTTGATGGCCGTCGTCGGCATCGTTGCGGAGATCTTGGGGATGGCAATAACGCTGATGGcactgg GTGGTACGATGAGTACTATTCTGGATTTGCCGTATGTCTACTCTGTCGTCATCTCTGCTGCGGTCGCAATTGTCTACACCCTCCTCGGGGGCCTCTACTCCGTGGCCTATACTGATGTCATTCAGTTGGTCATGATTTTCGTTGCACTG TGGCTATGTGTGCCGTTCATCTTCCTGAACCCCATCCCTGAGGACATCAGCCACACCGCCTTCAACCAGACcctgcggccatcttggctaggGCACATAGAGACACAGGACATCAGCAGATGGGTGGATGACTTTATTGCGCAG AGTTTGGGCATGCTTGGTTTACAGTTTTTCCACCAGAGGGTTCTGTCCTCTGCGTCGGCCGCCACGGCTCAAATCACCTGCTTTGCAGCCGCAGTCATCGTCCTCATCCTGGGGGTCCCCCCCGTCATCATCGGGGCAGTGGCAGCATCCACAG ACTGGAATCTGACCACCTATGGCTCCCCTTCTCCATACGAGCGCAGGGAGAGCTTTGGCATACTGCCCATCTGCCTGCAGCACCTcacccctccattcctctccatcgTTGGGATCGCTGCTGTGGCCGCAGCCGTCATGTCCTCCGTAGACTCCAGCCTCATCGCTAGCGCCTCCATGTTCTCATCCAACATTTACAGACATATCAGAAAACAG GCCTCGGATCGCGAGATGCAGTGGGTGATCCGCATTGCTGTCCTGCTCACGGGTGTCTTGGGCTCGACTATCGCGCTGTTCGCGAAGACCATCAATGGAATGTGGCTGCTCACGGCTGACGTGGCCTACAGCATCCTGCTCCCTCAGCTGCTCTGTGCGCTCTTCTGCCCCATCGCCAACGGTTACGGGGCGGCCGTGGGCTTCGTCCTGGGCGTCCTGCTGAG GTTCCTGAGGGGAGAGCCCGAGCTGGGGCTGCCGGCAGTCATATATCTCGGAGGAGCGTCGGTGCCCGTACGGACGTTATCCGCGCTCTTCACAGTGGCCTGCGTCCTGCTGGTCTCGTACGCCTCTGAGCAGCTGTTCCGCCGTCGCATACTTCCTGAGAGGTGGAACGTGCTCGGGGTCAGTGGGGTCACCTCGTCATCACTGCCGGCAACCCTGGAAGGAGGAAGTGGCGGTGGTGATGCAGGTGGCGGAGAGATGGCAACGATGATGATGTCAGCGTCTAGTAAAAGCTGTTTGGATTCAGAACCTGAAGAGAAGTCAACTGCTTTTTAA